One Acidimicrobiales bacterium genomic window, GCATGCCCGACGCCGACCGGCTGCGCTTCACGTTGCGGGCGTTGCGCGAGGCGCCGGCGCTCCTGGCCCTCGACCGCCGGGACCGCGGGGACTTCCTCCGCCACTTCTACCGGCGCTACGAGGGGGCGTCGCTCGACGAGCTCCGCGAGGACGTGCCCGAGCTGTTCAGCACCCTGTTGATCGGCAAGTCGTTCCCGGCCGGGATCCGCCGGGTGCGCGAGCACCGCGCCCTCGGCCATCGCACCCTGCTCATCACCGGCGCCCTCGAGATCGTCGTCGAGCCGTTCCGGCCCCTCTTCGACGAGGTGGTGTGCGCCCGGCTGTCGGAGCGGGACGGCCGCCTGACCGGCGAGCTCGACCACTCGCCGCCGACCGGCGAGGCCCGGGCCCTGGCCATGGCCGCCTACGCCGCCGCCGAGGGCCTCGAGCTGGCCGAGTCCATGGCCTACGCCGACTCCGCCAGCGATCTGCCCATGCTCGAGGCGGTGGGCCATCCGGTGGCGGTGAACCCGGAGGTGAAGCTGGCCACCATCGCCCGGCGCCGGGGGTGGCACACCGAGCAGTGGGGCCGGGCCCCGGGCTACGCCGCGCCCGTGCTGCCCCTGGCCCCCCGGCTGATGGGGCGCCCCCGGGAGCGCGCCAGGTGAAGGCGCTCGTGTTCGAGCGGTCACTGGCCCGCTTTGCCGCCGCCCGGGTGGCGGGGTCGTGGGCGCCGGGGGGAGGCGCCCGGGTGGGCCCGCTGCACCTGGCCGACGTCGACCCGCCCGAGCTGCCCGGTCCAGGCTGGAGGCGCATCACGCCGCTGCTCTCGGGCATCTGCGGCTCCGACCTGGCAACGGTCGACGGGCGCAGCTCCCGCTACTTCGAGCCGATCGTCAGCTTCCCGTTCGTCCCGGGCCACGAGCTGGTCGGCCACCTCGAGGACCAGCCATCCGCCCGGGTCGTGATCGAACCGGTGCTGGGCTGCGAGGCCCGCGGCATCTTCCCGCCGTGCGAGGCGTGCGCGGTCGGGGACACCGGCGGGTGCCGGCACGTGGCGTTCGGGCACCTGAAGCCGGGGCTGCAGACCGGCTTCTGCGCCGACACCGGGGGCGGCTGGTCGTCGTCCCTGGTGGCCCACGAGTCGCAGATCCACCCCGTCCCCGAGGGTCTCTCCGACGACGACGCCGTGATGGTCGAGCCCACGGCGTGCGGGGTCCACGCCGCCCTGGCCGCCGGCCCCGTCTCCGACGCCACCGTGGCTGTGCTCGGCTCCGGCACCCTCGGGCTCACCACCCTGGCGGCGCTGCGGC contains:
- a CDS encoding zinc-binding dehydrogenase — translated: MKALVFERSLARFAAARVAGSWAPGGGARVGPLHLADVDPPELPGPGWRRITPLLSGICGSDLATVDGRSSRYFEPIVSFPFVPGHELVGHLEDQPSARVVIEPVLGCEARGIFPPCEACAVGDTGGCRHVAFGHLKPGLQTGFCADTGGGWSSSLVAHESQIHPVPEGLSDDDAVMVEPTACGVHAALAAGPVSDATVAVLGSGTLGLTTLAALRRLALPGHLISSAKYPEQRRWARELGADEVVAPDGIARAVRRSTRSLAAGRVLTGGADVVVDCVGSAESIATAVAVVRPRGRVVLAGMPGVVRLDLTPLWHREVQLVGAYAYGVEHLPGRPADTASDPDLPDPGRSGSLPRTFHLALELVAEAGLGRLVGARYPLDRFTEALTHAAEAGRRGTVKVVFDLRPETRRPAWRNA